gatcaaggaaagaatgttccattaacacagTGGTTACATTTAACAGGCAAAgtacatatatctaaaagcagttacaaTGACAGGAATGCATCGTAGTCACCCAGATTAAGGGGTCCTTGGAAACACCTTCTGCTCCAACAAATAACCAGGACTAGCATTTTGCTTTGCTGAAAAGGTAAATGGGCACCTAGGGGCACACTGGTGGGCGTCATGatacccagcgtggtgtagtggttaagatcaggtggattctaatctggagaaccgggtttgattccctactcctccacctgagtggcagaggcttatctggtgagccaggtgtgtttccgcactccctcaatcctgctgggtgaccttgggctagtcacagttcttctgaactctcacagccccacctacttcacaaggtgtctgttgtggggagaggaagggaaaggcgcttgtaagccaccttgagtctccttacaggagagaaaggtggggtgtaaatccaaactcctcctcttcctccttaatTATTGTTCCCTTTAATTGTCTCCTCTCTACACCTAACATTAGCCCAAAGAGATAATTCCAGAAGTGATGAGCAGATTCAAGACTAATTTAAAGAGttaattcacaagttcagaacaacgGGCATTCACAGTCACAGAATCCCAGAACTGAAAGCGGGGTCAGTGCTGAAGAAGGAAAAATGCCTGCGTACAAAAAAAGTAAATTCAATGGGAATGTACACTGAATGTGAAGGAGATCACATGTGTGTAAATGGAGAAGAAATGGCTGAGTTTCTTCTCTAGACTCTGCTCTTCCAGGCATCAATCCCACATATCGAAAAATTTCCCGGgctgaagttggcagccctatttggAGAGCACCTGGAAAAGCTGTAGGTCCAGGTACAGCCAGAACCTGTATAAAAGGCATCCAGGGAGTCCCGTGGATGTCACCATGGGTTCAGTGGTTCAAACACAGACAAGTCAGTATTATTCTTGATTACATTTTTGCCTTCTTTTCCTCTGAGAAGCCCACAGTATTAAACAGGTCTCCCTCACACACccgtttcatcctcacaaccaccccgCAAAAGGGAGCCATGGCTCAGGGttgcccagcaggtttcatggcTCAGTGGGCATCTGAACCCGAATTTCCCAGATACTAATTTaggttccttctgcacatgcagaataatgcactttcagtccactttcaatgcactttgaagctggattttactgtgcggaatagtaaaatctacttgcaaacaattgtgaaagtggattgaaagtgcattgtcctacatgtgcagaaggggcctaaggggcACTGTAATCACACCAGCCCTCGGCCTGCCTCCTTTTTCTAACTTCCCCCTAGAAACAGGCACTGAGGAAAAATCAACATGTCCAGATGGGGCTTTGTAAAATAGACAGAACGCAAAAGaaaacacagtaaacaaaaaCAGTATAGATGCCTAATTTTATTAGAGGGTGACCCCTTTGCTATAAGGAAACCTTAACACATTCTCCCTTGTATTCCTAACTCTATCCTTTCTGTTCTCCGCAAAAGTGTTTGAGAGATCCTGCTCAGGGAAACAGCCTATACAAAGACTGAGCAAAAGTCTGATTCCTGTGCACTTGTGCAGGTGAGTTTCAATTGCAGAATTCGCTGGTGTCCAGTTTCCTGTATTCCTCATTGTACGAAGCTCCCGCAAAGCAGATAGCAGCACTTCGGTCGCAGTCGCAGATAAATGCTGCACATGGGTCATTCTCTTCTGGGGAGGGAATGAGAAGAGAATTGTGGATGACTTCTCGGAGGAGTGGGCGTGTGTCGGAAAACAACCCACCCCCTTTTCTCCAACAGCAAAAAGCTGAGATCATTCTTCCTCATTAGGAAGAATTCTCGCCAgcattaaaaataggaaaacaaaaATCTCTGGGGTAGCTTTGTAGCTTGTATGCATAAAGGCTCAAGTTCATCCACCACCATCTTTGCTGGGAATATTTTCGAGCCGTACAGCTGGGAAGGGCTGCTGCATGACTAGAGTAAACAGGAGAAGTGATCTGCAGGGCCAAGCGTATATACTGAAAATTACAtagaaatgtttctttcatgTTTATGGTGGCCACCTAAATATTGGGttctgaaatacctggagattttgggaggtgaaacctgaggggggtggggtttggggcggggaaggacctcagcagggtatagtacCATTGAggccaccctccgaagcagccattttctccagatgaactgatcgaTGGAGACCTCCTGGAGATCAACTTCTGGAGACCTCCAGATGCCAATTGGAAGGTAGCAGCCCCATTGGCGAGACCTTTCCCAGCTCAAGCTCGGATCCCTACAATCCTTTCAAACTAAATATATGGAGGATGAAGGGAGCATCTTGAGCAGGTCTACTCATGAGTAAATCCATTTTtaattcaatggagcttactctgAGGAAAGTGTTATCAGGACTGCAGCTTAAGCCCAGAGGAGGCTGCAAGCAAAGTATGCGCTTTGTCCCTACGAATAAGTATCCTGTGAAGATGTATGTTACCGCTGCAGGTGATATCACTGCCAGAGCAGCTGTAGACGTAGGTCTTTGTGTAAGGGTTGTCCATGAGGAATTTGCAATCACGGTGTTTAAGGGCATCTCCATAGCAGTTGTCATGAGTCTGGCAACACCTGTTCGGCAAGCAGAAGCATTCAGACCATCCACAGAATTTACCAAAAGTTTAAGAGTAGcccatgttggatcagaccaagttCCATCTAGCCTTGCGTTATGTTTGCAACAGTGCCCACCTAGCTCCCAACCCAGGAAGTATGAAAGCAGGACATGAAAATGTTGGCTCTCTTGTTTGGGGGTCTCCAAGCTTTTCGAGTCTGTAAGCTCACATCAGTTTCCAAGATGGTATGGTGAATACTACCCTAAAATGGTTCTCACAGGAGAAAAAGTAAAACCCAACATGGCTGCTGCAGCAGGCGCAGCCTAATGCAACACCTCATGTTGTGAAAGAATCAGAGAAGAggtataaaaagaaagaaagaaaagctgaaaagaaggaaaaaaacacgaggggaggggtggggtgaggggaacAAAATATAAAGGAAGGCTTGAGAAGGAAATGAAATCATACACTAACTACGGAGAGCCTGGGTGCTTACCAATCCTGATTCTTCAGTGGCTGTGGCTGCTGTTGCAGTCAAGCATACAGTACCGTTGGGTCAGATTCTTAATTGTGCATGCTTTcccccccctcttcagaactcaccatgctgcagatcagagaagcctcaTGGTTTCTAAGAGCTAATAAAGCACGATTTTCCCC
The nucleotide sequence above comes from Sphaerodactylus townsendi isolate TG3544 linkage group LG13, MPM_Stown_v2.3, whole genome shotgun sequence. Encoded proteins:
- the LOC125442760 gene encoding phospholipase A2-like — protein: MIKCTIPSSDPLKDYTNYGCYCGLGGSGTPVDDLDRCCQTHDNCYGDALKHRDCKFLMDNPYTKTYVYSCSGSDITCSEENDPCAAFICDCDRSAAICFAGASYNEEYRKLDTSEFCN